In Primulina eburnea isolate SZY01 chromosome 14, ASM2296580v1, whole genome shotgun sequence, the following proteins share a genomic window:
- the LOC140811425 gene encoding transcription factor MYC2-like, producing MNPWTATGNTATLAAAGDGEASIMDAFMSSSSDLSCFWPSQQPFYAATPNPPPPSTDHSKPTSSAQIFNQETLQQRLLALIEGARESWTYAIFWQSSVIEYGGPSVLGWGDGYYKGEENKVKRNTLSSPAEQEHRKKVIKELNSLISGSQASPDDAVDEEVTDTEWFFLISMTQSFANGFGLPGQAMYSSSPVWVTGTERLLASHCERAQQAQGFGLQTLVCIPSPNGVVELGSTEPIFQSSDLMNKVRFLFNFNGMEMGSGSGSGSWALAENDPSALWLTEPSSSAVDTKDSFNNNNTNVQVSSIPSSITSNQIVFGNENPSSSTVTENTRHQNQGFLAKDLKISKFGPNGTSNVRNGEILSFGESSTRSICGGNVNLFGAQEENNNSSTSKNKKRSPVPRGSHEEGMLSFTSGAILQTSSMVKTDTNGGIESDHSDLEVSVVKEAESSRVVDPEKRPRKRGRKPANGREEPLNHVEAERQRREKLNQRFYALRAVVPNVSKMDKASLLGDAISYINDLKVKLQNVESDKDDLRSQLESMKKELVAKGSVTSPMSNDQKKSSSGGITAIDMDIDVKIIGWDVMIRVQCSKKNHPAARLMVALKELNLDVHHASVSVVNDLMIQQATVKMEGYFFSQDQLRAALTSKISETR from the coding sequence ATGAATCCTTGGACAGCTACCGGTAATACTGCTACGCTAGCGGCGGCGGGTGACGGGGAGGCTTCGATAATGGATGCTTTCATGTCATCCTCCTCCGATCTGTCTTGTTTTTGGCCTTCGCAACAACCCTTTTACGCCGCCACGCCAAACCCTCCTCCACCGTCCACCGACCACTCCAAGCCCACCTCCTCCGCCCAGATTTTCAACCAAGAAACGCTGCAGCAGCGTCTTCTGGCCCTGATTGAGGGGGCCCGAGAGAGCTGGACCTATGCCATTTTCTGGCAGTCTTCCGTTATTGAATATGGCGGTCCATCTGTTCTGGGTTGGGGAGATGGATACTACAAAGGGGAGGAGAACAAGGTCAAGAGGAATACTCTGTCTTCCCCCGCGGAGCAGGAGCACAGGAAGAAGGtaataaaggagctgaattctTTGATTTCGGGCTCTCAGGCTTCGCCCGATGACGCCGTGGATGAAGAGGTTACTGATACTGAGTGGTTTTTCCTGATTTCTATGACTCAGTCCTTTGCCAACGGGTTTGGGCTTCCGGGTCAGGCTATGTACAGCTCTAGCCCGGTGTGGGTGACTGGAACTGAGAGGCTTTTGGCCTCCCACTGTGAGCGGGCCCAACAGGCACAGGGTTTCGGACTTCAAACTCTGGTGTGCATACCATCTCCAAATGGAGTCGTGGAGCTTGGCTCCACTGAACCCATTTTCCAGAGCTCGGATCTCATGAACAAGGTCAGATTCTTGTTCAACTTCAATGGAATGGAAATGGGTTCGGGCTCAGGATCGGGCTCTTGGGCCTTGGCTGAGAACGATCCTTCAGCCTTATGGTTGACCGAGCCTTCTTCTTCTGCTGTGGATACAAAAGATTCATTCAATAACAACAATACTAATGTTCAAGTGAGTTCAATTCCTTCTAGTATTACTAGCAATCAAATTGTGTTTGGTAATGAAAATCCAAGTTCCAGTACTGTAACTGAGAACACACGGCATCAAAATCAGGGATTTCTTGCAAAAgatttgaaaatttcaaaattcgGGCCCAACGGGACGAGCAATGTCAGGAATGGGGAGATTCTTAGTTTTGGTGAGAGTTCTACAAGGAGTATTTGTGGTGGAAATGTGAATTTGTTTGGTGCTCAGGAAGAGAACAATAACAGTAGTACTTCTAAAAACAAGAAGAGGTCTCCGGTTCCGAGGGGTAGTCATGAAGAGGGCATGCTATCATTCACTTCGGGTGCGATTTTGCAAACTTCAAGTATGGTGAAAACCGATACTAATGGTGGGATCGAGTCTGATCATTCAGATCTTGAGGTATCGGTGGTGAAGGAGGCGGAGAGTAGTAGGGTCGTTGACCCCGAAAAACGACCAAGAAAGCGAGGGAGAAAACCAGCAAATGGCAGAGAAGAGCCTTTGAATCATGTTGAGGCGGAAAGGCAGAGGAGGGAGAAGTTGAATCAAAGGTTCTATGCCCTTCGAGCTGTCGTACCAAATGTGTCGAAAATGGACAAAGCTTCACTTCTCGGTGACGCCATTTCATATATTAATGATTTGAAGGTGAAGCTTCAAAATGTTGAATCGGATAAAGATGATTTGAGGTCTCAACTCGAATCGATGAAGAAGGAATTGGTTGCCAAAGGATCGGTTACATCTCCAATGAGCAACGATCAAAAGAAGTCGAGCAGTGGTGGGATCACGGCCATTGATATGGACATTGATGTTAAGATCATCGGTTGGGATGTGATGATACGAGTCCAATGTAGTAAAAAAAATCATCCTGCAGCAAGATTGATGGTAGCTCTTAAAGAGCTGAATCTAGATGTTCATCATGCCAGCGTATCGGTGGTGAACGATTTGATGATCCAGCAGGCAACAGTGAAGATGGAGGGTTATTTTTTTTCTCAAGATCAACTTAGGGCTGCTTTGACATCAAAAATTTCCGAAACTCGGTAG